A DNA window from Flavisolibacter ginsenosidimutans contains the following coding sequences:
- a CDS encoding NAD(P)-dependent alcohol dehydrogenase, translating into MEAVKATAEGVKAVNAKQVKAFGTEAATAPLQERNIQRRKPTPHDVEIEILYCGVCHSDLHTARNEWHGTVYPCVPGHEIVGRIASVGNHVTKFKVGDLAAVGCMVDSCRECDYCKEGLEQYCEEGNTGTYNSSDPHLGTHTYGGYSESIVVDEAFVLRVPENLDPAATAPLLCAGITTYSPLKHWNVGPGKKVGIVGIGGLGHMGVKLAKAMGAEVIVFTTSPSKVEDAKRLGADDVVLSKDDSQMQRYAGKLHFVLDAVSAQHDINAYLNLLRVDGSLALVGAPERPLPVAAFSLIPYRRSFAGSMIGGIAETQEMLDFCGKHGIVSDIEMIGIQQINEAYERLLKGDVKYRFVIDMASLKK; encoded by the coding sequence ATGGAAGCAGTAAAAGCAACAGCGGAAGGCGTAAAAGCCGTTAACGCGAAACAGGTAAAAGCATTCGGTACAGAAGCGGCAACAGCACCCTTGCAAGAACGAAACATTCAAAGAAGAAAACCAACACCGCACGACGTGGAGATTGAAATACTCTATTGCGGCGTTTGTCACTCCGATCTTCACACCGCGAGAAACGAATGGCACGGTACCGTCTATCCCTGCGTGCCCGGACATGAAATCGTTGGAAGAATTGCAAGCGTTGGAAATCACGTCACCAAATTTAAAGTGGGTGATTTGGCAGCGGTAGGTTGCATGGTGGATAGCTGCCGCGAATGTGATTATTGCAAAGAAGGACTGGAACAATATTGCGAAGAAGGAAACACGGGAACCTATAACTCGTCCGACCCGCACCTCGGTACGCATACTTACGGCGGTTATTCGGAAAGCATCGTGGTAGATGAAGCCTTTGTTTTGCGTGTACCCGAAAATCTTGATCCCGCAGCAACGGCACCGTTGCTTTGCGCAGGCATCACGACTTATTCTCCGTTGAAGCACTGGAACGTTGGTCCCGGTAAGAAAGTCGGCATTGTGGGCATTGGCGGATTGGGACACATGGGCGTGAAACTGGCGAAGGCAATGGGCGCAGAAGTGATTGTATTTACAACGTCACCTTCAAAGGTTGAAGACGCAAAACGTCTGGGTGCTGATGATGTTGTGCTGTCGAAAGACGACAGCCAGATGCAACGCTACGCAGGCAAACTTCATTTTGTTTTGGATGCCGTTTCCGCACAACACGACATCAATGCTTATCTAAACCTGTTGCGGGTGGACGGTTCATTGGCTTTGGTAGGAGCACCGGAACGTCCGCTTCCGGTTGCCGCATTCAGTCTTATTCCTTACCGCAGAAGTTTTGCAGGCTCCATGATTGGCGGCATTGCCGAAACACAGGAGATGCTTGATTTCTGTGGCAAGCACGGCATCGTTTCCGACATTGAAATGATCGGCATTCAGCAGATCAACGAAGCGTACGAACGTTTGTTGAAAGGCGATGTGAAATATCGCTTCGTGATTGACATGGCTTCTTTAAAAAAGTAA
- a CDS encoding helix-turn-helix domain-containing protein, producing the protein MDNMRRFVTVNDYNLFNQHETLHPLVTVIDMSKAAPRNVSNMYYGLYTVFLKEVKCGDLRYGRATYDYQEGTLVFIAPGQVVSVENSGEMYQPKGYALAFHPDLIHGTSLGRHIQEYSFFSYQSNEALHLSERERRIVLDCFSKIEYELEHAIDKHSRRLIVSNIEMLLNYCIRFYDRQFITRENVHKGTLEWFEHLLNEYFGTDKPQTIGLPSVGWCASQLNLSASYFGDLIKKETGKTAQEYIQEKVIDVAKERIFDQSKSVSEIAYELGFKYPQHFTRLFKQRVGQSPNEYRMLN; encoded by the coding sequence ATGGACAACATGCGAAGATTTGTAACAGTGAATGATTACAATTTGTTTAATCAGCACGAAACCCTGCATCCGCTGGTGACTGTGATTGATATGTCAAAGGCGGCTCCAAGGAATGTCTCCAATATGTATTATGGGCTTTACACCGTCTTTTTAAAAGAAGTGAAATGCGGTGACTTGCGGTATGGGCGGGCCACCTATGATTATCAGGAAGGCACCCTGGTATTCATTGCACCCGGACAGGTGGTTAGCGTTGAAAACAGTGGAGAAATGTATCAACCCAAAGGGTACGCATTGGCTTTTCATCCCGATTTGATACACGGCACATCGCTTGGACGGCACATCCAGGAATATAGTTTCTTTTCCTATCAATCGAATGAAGCATTGCATTTGTCTGAACGTGAGAGAAGAATTGTATTGGATTGTTTTTCTAAAATTGAGTATGAGTTGGAACATGCCATTGATAAGCATAGCAGAAGATTGATAGTTTCTAATATTGAAATGCTGTTGAATTATTGTATTCGTTTTTACGACCGCCAGTTCATTACCCGCGAAAACGTGCACAAAGGAACGCTGGAATGGTTTGAACACTTGCTCAACGAATATTTTGGAACTGATAAACCGCAAACAATTGGTTTGCCTTCGGTAGGCTGGTGCGCAAGCCAATTAAATTTATCGGCAAGCTATTTTGGAGACCTGATAAAAAAAGAAACGGGAAAGACTGCTCAAGAATATATACAGGAAAAGGTGATTGACGTAGCGAAAGAAAGAATATTTGACCAAAGCAAATCAGTGAGCGAAATTGCCTATGAGTTGGGATTTAAGTATCCCCAGCATTTTACCCGTTTGTTTAAGCAACGTGTTGGGCAATCGCCGAATGAGTACAGGATGCTGAACTAA
- a CDS encoding flavodoxin family protein — MKNAIILLTVFGAWFTSGCSNAQSVSPKSVLIVYLSRTNNTKAIAEIIQANVGGTLVALELEKPYPSDYKQTVQQVMHENETGYLPPLKTKIDSIEKYDVVFIGFPTWDMKMPPPLKSFLHDYNLRGKTVVPFNTNAGYGVGSGFQTVEKRCPDSKVLEGFSIKGGIERDGVYLNIKDEKRKEAEKEVKEWLQRIRLIK, encoded by the coding sequence ATGAAAAACGCAATCATTCTCTTAACAGTCTTTGGCGCATGGTTTACGTCGGGTTGTTCCAATGCTCAATCAGTGTCTCCAAAAAGTGTATTGATCGTTTACTTGTCCCGGACAAACAACACAAAAGCAATAGCGGAAATTATTCAGGCAAATGTGGGTGGGACTTTGGTAGCACTTGAATTAGAAAAGCCCTATCCATCAGACTATAAACAAACGGTACAACAAGTCATGCACGAAAATGAGACCGGTTATTTGCCTCCATTAAAGACAAAGATTGACAGCATCGAGAAGTACGATGTTGTTTTCATTGGCTTTCCTACCTGGGACATGAAAATGCCGCCGCCACTTAAAAGCTTTTTGCACGACTATAACCTTAGGGGTAAAACGGTCGTTCCTTTTAATACCAACGCAGGCTATGGTGTGGGCAGTGGTTTCCAAACAGTGGAAAAACGTTGCCCAGATAGTAAAGTATTGGAAGGTTTCTCAATCAAAGGCGGAATTGAAAGAGACGGCGTTTATCTAAACATCAAAGATGAAAAGAGGAAGGAAGCAGAAAAAGAAGTAAAGGAATGGTTACAACGCATCAGGCTAATCAAATAA
- a CDS encoding aldo/keto reductase has protein sequence MQAVKLNNGVEMPILGFGVFQVKDLSECERSVVDAIETGYRLIDTAQSYENEEAVGNAIKRSGVAREELFITTKVWIQSNGYEGTKKAFETSLKKLQLDYLDLYLIHQPYGDVYGEWRAMQDLYKEGKVRAIGVSNFQPDRLVDLIIHNKVIPAVNQIETHPFHQQTETQKFLQENNVQIESWGPFAEGKNDIFQNELLLSIGKKHHKSVAQVILRWLTQRGIVAIPKSVRKERMEENFNSLDFELSGEDMNAIKTLDTNASLFFDHRDPAMVKWLGERKLNN, from the coding sequence ATGCAGGCTGTAAAACTTAACAACGGTGTGGAAATGCCCATCCTTGGGTTCGGTGTGTTTCAAGTCAAAGATTTATCGGAATGTGAAAGAAGCGTTGTGGATGCGATTGAAACAGGTTATCGTTTGATTGACACGGCGCAGTCTTACGAAAACGAAGAAGCCGTTGGCAACGCGATTAAAAGAAGCGGTGTAGCAAGAGAAGAGTTGTTTATCACAACCAAAGTTTGGATTCAATCAAACGGTTATGAGGGAACGAAGAAAGCCTTTGAAACCTCGCTGAAGAAGCTACAATTAGACTATCTGGATTTGTATCTTATACACCAACCTTACGGCGATGTGTATGGCGAGTGGCGAGCCATGCAAGACCTGTACAAAGAGGGGAAAGTAAGAGCCATTGGTGTCAGCAACTTTCAGCCAGACAGGCTTGTTGATTTAATTATTCACAATAAAGTCATTCCTGCGGTTAACCAGATTGAAACCCATCCGTTCCATCAGCAAACGGAAACACAAAAATTCTTGCAGGAGAACAATGTGCAAATTGAGTCTTGGGGGCCATTCGCCGAAGGCAAGAACGACATCTTCCAAAATGAGCTACTCCTTTCAATTGGCAAGAAACACCACAAATCCGTTGCACAGGTTATTCTCCGCTGGCTGACGCAAAGAGGCATTGTTGCCATTCCAAAATCAGTTCGCAAAGAACGAATGGAAGAAAACTTCAACAGCCTTGATTTCGAGTTGAGCGGGGAAGATATGAATGCCATCAAAACATTGGATACAAACGCAAGCCTCTTCTTTGACCACCGCGACCCGGCAATGGTCAAATGGCTTGGCGAGAGAAAACTAAATAACTAA
- a CDS encoding aldo/keto reductase — translation MKKRTLGKSGLEVSALGLGCMGLSFGYGNKIERQDAIKLIRSAYERGVTFFDSAEAYGPFENEELLGEALEPFRKEVVIATKFGFKEGKTALGTDSRPQTIRAMTDAALKRLRTDTIDLLYQHRVDPNVSIEDVAGTVKDLIKEGKVKHFGLSEAGVQVIRRAHAVQPVTALQSEYSLWWREPEQEILPTLEELGIGFVPFSPLGKGFLTGKIDENTTFDKTDFRNTVPRFSEENRKANQALVDLLGRIAQEKNATNAQVALAWLLAQKPWIVPIPGTTKLHRLEENIGAATIALSADDLKEINDALSTIEVQGARYSEQAQKMINR, via the coding sequence ATGAAAAAAAGAACATTGGGAAAATCAGGTCTTGAGGTATCGGCCCTTGGTTTGGGTTGTATGGGATTGAGTTTCGGTTATGGCAATAAAATAGAAAGGCAAGATGCCATTAAGCTGATTCGTTCAGCTTATGAACGGGGTGTGACTTTCTTTGATAGCGCAGAAGCCTACGGGCCGTTTGAGAACGAAGAACTTCTTGGCGAAGCCTTGGAGCCATTCCGCAAAGAAGTGGTAATTGCAACAAAATTTGGTTTCAAAGAAGGCAAAACAGCTTTGGGTACCGATAGTCGTCCCCAAACTATTAGGGCAATGACGGATGCGGCACTGAAGCGTTTACGAACGGATACAATTGATCTGCTTTACCAGCACCGTGTTGATCCAAATGTGTCCATTGAAGATGTTGCAGGCACCGTAAAGGACTTAATCAAAGAAGGAAAGGTGAAGCATTTCGGGCTTTCAGAAGCCGGCGTACAAGTCATTCGTAGAGCACATGCCGTTCAACCGGTAACTGCACTGCAAAGTGAATACTCGCTTTGGTGGAGAGAACCCGAACAAGAAATTCTTCCAACCTTAGAAGAACTTGGAATTGGCTTCGTCCCTTTCAGTCCTTTGGGCAAAGGTTTTCTAACCGGCAAGATTGATGAGAACACCACGTTTGACAAAACAGATTTTAGAAACACCGTGCCCCGCTTCTCGGAAGAGAATAGAAAAGCCAATCAAGCGTTGGTTGACTTGCTTGGAAGAATCGCTCAAGAAAAGAACGCAACGAATGCGCAAGTAGCGTTGGCATGGCTGCTGGCTCAAAAGCCTTGGATCGTTCCCATTCCCGGTACAACAAAACTTCACCGCTTGGAAGAAAATATAGGTGCCGCAACCATTGCGCTGAGTGCTGATGATTTGAAAGAAATCAATGACGCTCTTTCAACCATTGAGGTGCAAGGTGCTCGATACAGTGAACAGGCGCAAAAGATGATTAATCGTTAG
- a CDS encoding nuclear transport factor 2 family protein, with the protein MKKLILGLFLYAACVQQLLHAQAKLPNAMATSATKEEGELLDLSKTKWTWMADKNVDSLNRLFAENCVFVHMGGSWGKNQELTTIKSGGIWYKKAAVYGASVNIFGNTAILLNDIDLLAVVGGNEVTHAFMVTEVYVKEAGKWKMGSLTFSTLLRPVKMNSNSNNRQQH; encoded by the coding sequence ATGAAGAAACTTATTCTCGGACTTTTCTTGTATGCAGCTTGTGTGCAGCAACTGTTACATGCGCAGGCCAAATTGCCAAATGCGATGGCTACAAGCGCAACGAAAGAAGAAGGCGAGCTGCTTGATCTTTCCAAAACGAAATGGACGTGGATGGCTGATAAAAATGTGGACTCCTTAAACAGGCTGTTTGCGGAGAACTGTGTGTTTGTTCACATGGGAGGAAGTTGGGGCAAAAACCAAGAACTCACCACCATTAAAAGCGGCGGCATCTGGTACAAGAAAGCAGCGGTTTACGGAGCGTCAGTAAACATCTTCGGTAATACGGCTATTCTCTTAAATGACATTGACTTGCTGGCAGTGGTTGGCGGTAATGAAGTCACCCATGCGTTTATGGTGACGGAAGTATATGTGAAAGAAGCGGGCAAATGGAAGATGGGTTCACTCACGTTTTCAACACTGCTGCGACCCGTTAAAATGAATAGCAATAGCAACAATCGGCAACAGCATTAG
- a CDS encoding cupin domain-containing protein, with protein MKKAIYVTLFVAAVSFCNRAAAQDSTLFPKGQIGANTSNYTGTIWLSELNHPDSNFTFSLAQAVYTPGSKLDWHIHPGGQYLLITEGTGYYQEKGKPGRVVRKGDIIKCDPGIEHWHGAAPNSSFSYVGVTPTQKGKTIWLKRVTEAEYNSIKK; from the coding sequence ATGAAGAAAGCAATTTATGTTACGCTGTTCGTGGCAGCAGTTTCCTTTTGCAATCGTGCGGCTGCCCAAGATTCAACCCTTTTTCCAAAAGGTCAAATCGGGGCTAACACCAGTAACTATACCGGCACGATCTGGCTCAGTGAATTAAATCACCCCGACAGCAATTTCACCTTCAGTCTGGCGCAAGCAGTATATACACCTGGTTCAAAACTGGACTGGCACATTCATCCTGGTGGTCAATACTTGCTTATCACAGAAGGCACTGGCTACTATCAGGAAAAAGGCAAGCCCGGAAGAGTGGTCCGTAAAGGCGACATCATCAAGTGCGATCCCGGAATAGAGCATTGGCATGGAGCTGCACCCAATAGTAGCTTCTCTTACGTTGGCGTTACTCCTACCCAAAAAGGAAAAACAATCTGGCTGAAGAGAGTAACCGAAGCGGAGTACAACAGCATTAAAAAATAA
- a CDS encoding (R)-mandelonitrile lyase — translation MTITRNASRPSAKGPEDWFTGAVRVDPLFDPNEARRSGAATVTFEPAARTAWHTHPLGQTLIILSGRGWVQKEGERVEEVQPGDVVWFAPNEKHWHGATATNGMSHIAIQENLNGKVVEWMEKVRDEEYNGPK, via the coding sequence ATGACAATAACAAGAAACGCTTCACGGCCTTCGGCCAAAGGACCCGAAGATTGGTTTACCGGCGCCGTGCGGGTAGATCCTTTGTTTGACCCGAACGAAGCAAGACGAAGCGGCGCCGCTACGGTTACGTTTGAACCGGCTGCAAGAACGGCCTGGCATACGCATCCGCTTGGTCAAACATTAATCATCCTATCGGGTCGCGGTTGGGTTCAGAAAGAAGGTGAGCGGGTGGAAGAAGTACAGCCCGGCGATGTTGTTTGGTTCGCGCCAAACGAGAAGCATTGGCACGGCGCTACGGCCACAAACGGCATGTCGCACATTGCGATACAAGAAAACCTGAACGGCAAAGTTGTGGAGTGGATGGAAAAAGTAAGGGACGAAGAATACAACGGTCCCAAATAA